Proteins from a single region of Hordeum vulgare subsp. vulgare chromosome 6H, MorexV3_pseudomolecules_assembly, whole genome shotgun sequence:
- the LOC123406115 gene encoding uncharacterized protein At4g06744-like, with protein MANHLKRPLVQQFFLLTSVAAIVAGPAEPHLSYKIHQHSSSYPQPRDFPSEQLYHAYFAIQRFKNTITSDPKNVTSTWTGHDICATTSYLGFNCGAPHGQASNLTVTSVIFDGFGLCSPMQQDLVDELPDLALFQASSNNFGGEVPILTGLSYMYMLDVHNKQGDQFEEAKSGTATTHLTQLCLGKNFCPGIRLRPILKPKHPRHGATSAKALLLNNNQLSESLPANLGLSKVSYLALANNKLTGPIPPSIAQAQDSLLEVVLLNNQLSGCLPNELGMLTKTTVIDAGMNQITGPIPSSFSCLGSVEQLNLAGNRLYGQVPDALCKLSWPAGRLANLTLSGNYFTSVGPACAALVKNGVLDVKHNCIPGFANQRGPAECASFLSQPKTCPSASARVACPAADAQSNAAAPGARVAKDYSSYVVYATLHE; from the coding sequence ATGGCCAATCACCTCAAGCGTCCCTTAGTCCAGCAATTCTTTCTGCTCACTTCCGTTGCTGCAATCGTAGCAGGCCCCGCTGAGCCACACCTGTCCTATAAGATACACCAGCATTCTTCCTCGTACCCACAGCCACGTGACTTCCCAAGCGAGCAGCTCTACCATGCATACTTCGCCATCCAGCGATTCAAGAACACCATCACCTCCGACCCCAAAAACGTAACCAGCACCTGGACAGGCCACGACATTTGCGCCACGACGAGCTACCTCGGCTTCAACTGCGGGGCACCGCATGGACAAGCGAGTAACCTCACGGTGACATCAGTCATTTTCGATGGCTTTGGTCTGTGTTCACCGATGCAACAAGATCTTGTCGACGAGCTTCCCGATCTTGCACTCTTCCAGGCTTCCTCCAACAACTTCGGCGGCGAAGTCCCTATCCTCACCGGACTTAGCTACATGTACATGCTAGACGTCCACAACAAGCAGGGTGATCAATTTGAAGAAGCTAAAAGTGGAACAGCAACAACACATTTAACTCAACTATGTCTCGGGAAGAACTTTTGCCCGGGTATACGCCTTCGCCCCATTTTGAAGCCGAAGCACCCCCGCCATGGTGCCACGAGTGCCAAGGCACTCCTGCTCAACAACAACCAGTTATCGGAGTCGCTTCCTGCCAACCTTGGCTTATCAAAGGTGAGCTACCTCGCCCTCGCCAACAACAAGCTCACCGGGCCAATCCCGCCGTCAATCGCGCAAGCGCAAGACTCCCTCCTCGAGGTAGTCCTTCTCAACAACCAGCTCTCCGGCTGCCTCCCGAACGAGCTCGGCATGCTCACCAAGACAACCGTCATCGACGCCGGGATGAACCAGATCACCGGCCCGATTCCTTCATCCTTCTCGTGCCTCGGCAGCGTCGAGCAGCTCAACCTTGCCGGGAACCGCCTGTACGGGCAGGTCCCCGACGCACTCTGCAAGCTGTCCTggccggccggccgcctcgccaACCTCACGCTGTCGGGCAACTACTTCACGTCGGTCGGGCCGGCGTGCGCGGCACTCGTCAAGAACGGCGTGCTGGACGTGAAGCACAACTGCATTCCCGGCTTCGCCAACCAGAGGGGCCCAGCGGAGTGCGCCTCGTTCCTGAGCCAGCCGAAGACGTGCCCCTCGGCAAGCGCCCGCGTGGCGTGCCCCGCCGCGGACGCCCAGTCGAAcgcggcggcgccgggggcgaggGTGGCCAAGGACTACTCCAGCTACGTGGTGTACGCCACTCTGCATGAGTGA